The Lentisphaerota bacterium nucleotide sequence ACCTGACGCAAGAGGTGTTGGCTGAAAAAGCCGAACTGCACCGAACTTACATTGCTGACATTGAACGGGGAACCCGCAATGTATCGCTGCAAAACATCGAGAAGTTGGCACTCGCATTGGGTTGTTCTCTTGAAGCACTCTTTGCTGACATTGGGAAGGGCCGGAAATGAAGGTCCTGAGAACGACGTACCTGATCAAGGCGGGATCTTTCGGAGTGAGCCCTGAATGGAATGCCCGTCACGCCCAGATCTGCAAAGCGATTACCGACGTTGAATGGCCGGAAGGAAGCGGGACATTTACCTTGCACGCAAAAAAGCAGTCCAACGGCGTTGTGCCAATCAAAAAATCGTGCATGGCCGACCTCAAGAATCTCGGGTGGAACTTGGAAACGCGGTTCAGCCCCACCCAGGAGAAAAAGCCAGGGCCTATCGACGCCACATGCGTTGAAAAGGGCAAACTGCTGTGCCTCGAATGGGAGACCGGCAACATCTCCTCAAGTCATCGAGCCCTGAATAAGATTGCGCTGGGGCTTATCACCGGAGCGTTTGTCGGTGGTGTTTTGATCATCCCGTCCCGCGCCATGTATTTCTATCTGACAGACCGGATTGGAAACTACGCGGAGATCCAGCCCTACTTTCCGGTGTGGCAGGCACTGAGCATCAAAGAAGGCGTGCTGGCCGTGATCGAAATCGAACATGACGCACTCAGCGTGGACGTTCCCCACATCACGAAAGGCACGGACGGCCGTGCATTGCGCTGACCTCACTGTTTTTGCAGCAGCAGGATCTGCTCACGCCGCATGGTATTGGACATGCCGACAATGCTGCGATTCATCGTCCGTATCAAGGACAGTCCTGTTTCTTGACCCATTCGCATAAGCATTTCATCCAGTCCCTCAACTTCCCCGGGGGCCTGTTTCAGGATTTTTCCAATCTGATTGTTGTTCGTCCCAACGATGATCGTGCAAAACTTTCCGTGTTTCAGCACACGTGAACACTCCGCTATCACGCGCTTCATATCATTCTGATAGAACGCGAATTTCTCCGGCAACGATTTACCACGAAGGCCCACCATCGATCCCTGAAGCTGTTCGACATCGACACCCAGATAATTCAGGTGGAACGCATCATTATCCAAATAATCAATTGCGAAACTGTAGGGCGGCGAAAACAAGATGCCGTCAGCACTCGCATCCCCGACGGGCATGGAACGAGCGTCGCCCTGTGAAACGCGAGCCAGTCCGAGCGCCGCTTGATCCTGTCGGAGAAACCTCTGGATCTTGTCCGCAACAAACACGTAGCGGTCAAGGATTGCGCGAAACTGGTCGATAGGTGTCCTCCGTGTACTGCGCTCGGAATATCCGGCGGCATCCAGATAGGCCAGGAGCAGGAAACCATAGGTTTCGGCGGTCTCGCGGTCGCTGCCCTTTGGAAGCTGCAATCCGCGTGTCAAATACTCGATCGGTTCTTCCATCACTTCATCGGCATAATGCAATTGCGCAGAACGAACCGGCTTGCGCCCGCCAATCGGCCTGCCGCGTTTTCCGAAATACTCGAATACGGCTTCGGCGTTATCCACAGCCTTGCGTGCCCGATTCAACGGCATGGTCAGCGCGTCCAATTTGGTTTGCGCCATGAACCGGCAGAAAGGGCTGGCATCGACACCGAGGGAGTTGATGCCCATCAGCGTTGCCTCAACCGCAACTGTTCCAGAACCCATCATCGGGTCAATGACAGTTTCGCCCGGCTTCAGACCCATGACATTTAAGATACCTTTGACCATCTGCGGGTGAAACTTCCCTCGATATGGAAAAAGCCCGTGAGTAGCATAGCCGGTACGGAAAATGTTTTTTTCAAAAAATGATTTCAGGCGGGAAGAAGAGTGCCCTGGCAACCTCAGAGATTCACCCGCGCACATCTGGAAATGTCGGGTTACGCTGTCGCCGATTTTGGCGAAGTAGGCCGCGTTCCGGACCAACTCCTGTTCATCAAGGATCTGGTTCTCATAGAACGCCAATTCCATCTCATAATAGTCGTCAATGTCAGGAATTAACTCACGACTCGGGGAAAACAAGTGCTCTGCCAACCCTCGTGAAAGAATATCGGCAGGAGGTTTCATGGTGTCATTTACCCTTCAATGAAATCATCGTCCGCATGCGGGCATATTTGCGGCGTTGAAAGCCTCTCGACAATC carries:
- a CDS encoding helix-turn-helix transcriptional regulator encodes the protein MVASKSDVLVRFGQTVRSKRIALDLTQEVLAEKAELHRTYIADIERGTRNVSLQNIEKLALALGCSLEALFADIGKGRK
- a CDS encoding restriction endonuclease, whose amino-acid sequence is MKVLRTTYLIKAGSFGVSPEWNARHAQICKAITDVEWPEGSGTFTLHAKKQSNGVVPIKKSCMADLKNLGWNLETRFSPTQEKKPGPIDATCVEKGKLLCLEWETGNISSSHRALNKIALGLITGAFVGGVLIIPSRAMYFYLTDRIGNYAEIQPYFPVWQALSIKEGVLAVIEIEHDALSVDVPHITKGTDGRALR